The Helicobacter cetorum MIT 00-7128 region TTAACCCAAGATAGGCAAATGTTTGTTTTTAGTTTTTTTATTTCTTTCTTGATTGTTGTATTGAATATTGTTGGTGGTTTTTGATGGAGTTGATTGTGTGTTGCAGTGTAGGGCTATAGCAATGGTTTTGTTTGGTGTGATTGTAGGGTTGAGAATATATGTTTTAAAAAATGCTAGAATATTTCCAAGCATTAAGCGATGAGAATCTAAAGGAGCAATAGCTAAGTTATGGCAAAAGATATTGTTGATACAAAATTTACTCCTCTTTGTGGACTTTTTGGTAGAAAAGAGGATTTATATCAAGTTCCTAATTATCAACGCCCTTATAATTGGGGGTTAGAGGAATTAGAAGCCTTAATAGATGATTTAAGTGGGGCATTTGTTCATAGGGGAAGTGAGAGGTATTTTTGTGGTTCTTTAGTGCTGTATAAAAAAGATACCGATGATAGATATGATATTATAGATGGACAACAGCGTTTAACTACTTTTGTTCTTTTGGCGTGTGTGTTAGAAAAGCTTTGTGAGAGTAAAATCATAACTTTATCTGAGGCTACTTTAAATAAGTATATTAAGGAGAGTATTTATAGTGCTTGGGGTAAAGAAACGCTTACCTTGGCTACCCTTGATGATAAAATCATTCAGTTTAAAGTTGGTGTGGTTAAGGAACTGGATTTTACTAATGTGGCAACACAAAAGAATAAGCTTAACAACAAGTATTTAGAGAATGCGCACCACCTTAAGGACTTATTGGAAAGCGTATGTCAATCACATGATTTTGACAATAAAAAACTTAATGGTTTTATAGATTTTATTTATGAAAAAGTAGTATTTAGTCTTGTAATTTGTGATAATTTAGAGAGTGCGATTAAAGTTTTTACAACTTTGAATGCTAGGGGCATGCCTTTGAGTTTTACAGATATTGTGAAGGCAGAACTTATGGGGAAAAGCAAAGAAGATAAGGACAAGAGAGGTTTTCAAATGGCTTGGGATAGACTTGGGGAATCTCTGAAAAAATTTAATAAAAAAGAAGCAAAGGATAGTTCTGGGGCTTTTGAGCTTTTTCTGACTACTTATCTTTATTATCTTAAGGGGAGTAAACCCGAAGTAGCTTTGAGCAAGGGGCTTTTGCAAGAATGGCTAGATAAAAATGGAAATCTACAAAAAAGCATTTTAATAATTATGAGAGAGCTTGAAGACTTTGCTGTTTCGTATAAAGAAATATTGGAGAATGAGAAAGATGTCCACATAGCCCTTTTAAAACACTTAAAGCATAAGGTTTATTATAGGAGTATTTTATGTACCGCTCATTGTGTAAAATATGAGCATATAGAAAGTCTTAAAAGATTATTGGTACAATATTATTACCAGAATTTGCTTAAAGGCAGGAGAGCTGATGCGATTAGGGAGACTAGTTTTGCAATTATTAAGGATGTTAAAGAGAAAAAAACTTTAGAGGAAGTTAAGAAAAAAATTAGACAGAATTTAGGTATTCAAGGAGACAATGCAAAAGAAATTTTGGAGCTGTTGAAAGTTTCTAATTTTGCTAAAAGGCCATTTTCAAAATACATTTTACTTCTAATAGAATATTATCGTGTAGATAATCCTAAATTTTATCCATTTAATCAAGTATTCTTGGAACATATTTTGCCCCAAAATCCTAGCGAAGGTAGTCAGTGGCTTAAAGATTTTAGCAATGAAGAAAGGGAAAGATATACTCATTCTTTAGGTAATCTTACTCTTTTGGCAGAGCGCAAAAATAATCAAGCTGGGAATAAGGATTTTAAACAAAAATGTGATGTTTATATGAATAGCAACAAGAAAATAACAAGTTTTGCAATGACTCAAGATATAGTCAGGAAGTATCAAAAATGGGATAAAGAGAGTATAGAGAAGCGTTTCAAAGAGTTGAGCCAACGAGTGATAGAAATTTTAAAAATTCCAGAAGATAAAAAAGATTTAAAAGAGAAATCTGCTATAAAAAAGCATGTTAGCCTTAATTTGTTTGGACAAGAGATTGATTAGAATTATCAACAAAATATTGACCTACAAGTTGTGAAAAAGTTTTAGTTTTCTAACGATGGAGAAGGGGGAAAGGTCACTTAAATATTTAGCGCTAAGCAATAGATAATGCTCCAAAGTTTTCTAGCTATTGTATGTTTTTCTAAAAAGAGAATATAGTAGGTCTGTAATTGTAAAAGAATTGCAGATCGGTATTAAAAAATTAGAGTGCTTGAAAATTTATATTTAAGCTATTGAAATAATAAGGTATTTTAGAGTATCTAGGAATCTACAATGAATTTTGTGCTAATTGATGAGACCAAGTTTTATAGGAGGAATTGGGGGAGTTAGGTTCATATTCCTCTTAAGTTATTCTTTAGGAACATTATGGTAAAATACCTAAATACCTAAATACCTAAATACCTAAATACCTAAATACCTAAATACCTAAATACCTAAATACCTAAATACCTAAATACCTAAATACCTAAATACCTAAATACCTAAATACCTAAATACCTAAATACCTAAATACCTAAATACCTAAATACCTAAATACCTAAATACCTAAATACCTAAATACCTAAATACCTAAATACCTAAATACCTAAATACCTAAATACCTAAAGGTATATCTATTAGGTTAGATTATAGAGGCTAGGCTGATAGTTTTTAGGTTGTTAGGTATATTACAATTTATTCTTAGGAGATTTATATGGCATTTGTGGTTAAGGTAGTTAATGGTAAAGTAGTGGAATATGAAAATGGTTTTCAGAGAAAAACATATGGTAGTAATGTTGTGGATGCAGATACTGATGGGCATATTGTTGCTACCGTCACTAGAGATGGTAAGATAGTGGAGTATGAAAATGGCTTTCAAAGAAAGACTTATGGTAGCAATGTTGTAAGGGTGCAAATTTCAGGCGGAAGAGTGATTGCAACTACAGCAAATGGCAAGATGGTGGAATATGAAAATGGGTTTCAAAGAAGAACTTACTAGTAATTATGGGGTAGGGCAATGGCGACAAGAACTTATGCGTATCGCGTTAATTGTTGTGGTATTTACAATATGTCTTTGAGATGTGATGTTGAAATTATTGGAGAACCACCACCAGATTCTTTTCCTGCTACTTCAAAGAATGCAATCTATTGTAATATATTATTTCAAATGCTATATGAGGGAGGTTTTGAGATAGTATCTGTTGCGGTATGTCATGTTGGAAAGAAACTTGATGAAAGGTTTTCCAAAGAAGGAAAATATGGGGAATACGAGAATATCTTTTATGAGCTTATTGTTGTAGCCAACCCCCCTATAGTTGAAAATGGGAAAGATGAAACCACAGGTCTATTTTCGTGGGTCAAGCGAAAGTTAAGCAATCTAATTAAAAATTAAGAATAGGAGAAGAGTATGTTGAATGGAGCACATTTTTGGCACATGCAAATGCGCCCTGGTGAAGACAATCCTAAGGTTGAAGATACGATAAAGATTTTAAAAAATGGCTTTATTTGGTTTAGGCGGTTGGGAGCATGGCAATAACCAAATCGCTAAGTTTTTGAATGAAATAAAAGTCAATGGTATGGTTGCTATTAAGGTTGGGCAAGGCCTTGTTGCTTTGGTGCAAGTGATTGGTGGGGCGTATGATATTAGGAAATACGCCCATTATTCTGTGCCAAAAATAGAACATGATTGGCTCATTTATAGAATACCGGTTAGAGTTTTAGACTGGGCTAATAGTGGCGAAAGTATTCCGCAAGGCAGAGGCACTTTAAATAAATGTGTAAACCCTAGTGCAGAGACTTCACAAATCATTTTAAAATGGTATGAAAAAGTATGTGTCAAATTAAAAGAAAAAGGTGAATAGATAGTCTTAGTATAAATCATCACAAAACAAATATTAAAAAGGAGATGGAGATGATTTTAGAATAGTTTTGAGTGCATTGTTGGCATTGGTTTCTGTAGCTTGTGGGAACAAAGAGCCTCTAGTAGAAGTTGCAAGCAGTGATGGAGGGCTTATTATTACCTCTAAAACCGATGAAATAATGATTAAAAATGTTGAGGTTATCGTGGCAATTGTGGGTTAATCAGTGATTTAATGCGTTATTTGTCAAAGCTTGACCAACTTGATAAAAATCAAAAGCAATTTATCAATCAAGTCTTAGCGAATAATATGCCTACTAGCGAATATAGTGGGAGTGATGGCTATTCAATTGGTGCGCAAATAGGTGAAAGATT contains the following coding sequences:
- a CDS encoding DUF262 domain-containing protein, translated to MAKDIVDTKFTPLCGLFGRKEDLYQVPNYQRPYNWGLEELEALIDDLSGAFVHRGSERYFCGSLVLYKKDTDDRYDIIDGQQRLTTFVLLACVLEKLCESKIITLSEATLNKYIKESIYSAWGKETLTLATLDDKIIQFKVGVVKELDFTNVATQKNKLNNKYLENAHHLKDLLESVCQSHDFDNKKLNGFIDFIYEKVVFSLVICDNLESAIKVFTTLNARGMPLSFTDIVKAELMGKSKEDKDKRGFQMAWDRLGESLKKFNKKEAKDSSGAFELFLTTYLYYLKGSKPEVALSKGLLQEWLDKNGNLQKSILIIMRELEDFAVSYKEILENEKDVHIALLKHLKHKVYYRSILCTAHCVKYEHIESLKRLLVQYYYQNLLKGRRADAIRETSFAIIKDVKEKKTLEEVKKKIRQNLGIQGDNAKEILELLKVSNFAKRPFSKYILLLIEYYRVDNPKFYPFNQVFLEHILPQNPSEGSQWLKDFSNEERERYTHSLGNLTLLAERKNNQAGNKDFKQKCDVYMNSNKKITSFAMTQDIVRKYQKWDKESIEKRFKELSQRVIEILKIPEDKKDLKEKSAIKKHVSLNLFGQEID
- a CDS encoding IceA2 protein; amino-acid sequence: MAFVVKVVNGKVVEYENGFQRKTYGSNVVDADTDGHIVATVTRDGKIVEYENGFQRKTYGSNVVRVQISGGRVIATTANGKMVEYENGFQRRTY